A window of the Campylobacter massiliensis genome harbors these coding sequences:
- a CDS encoding CvpA family protein: MDFVTLFDVVVVSLVLILGIKGVISGLIKEIFGLIGLIGGIVVASRFGARVGTLISDNIYKIEGDSVLFFAGFLATLIVFWVLCLGIGAFLSKLVGLSGLGFLDKLGGFIIGSAKIFLVFAVLIVTISNIQVLNNKIEPYFRGSKLYPILLDTGKWIMNVDVKGIASGVGNIETPFDASMQEQRPNLEINSTIKEYK, encoded by the coding sequence ATGGATTTTGTTACATTATTTGACGTAGTCGTCGTTTCGCTTGTTTTGATACTGGGCATAAAAGGCGTAATAAGCGGACTAATAAAGGAAATTTTCGGCCTTATCGGCCTTATCGGCGGTATCGTCGTAGCTAGTAGATTCGGCGCTAGGGTCGGCACTCTAATAAGCGATAATATCTATAAGATAGAGGGCGATTCCGTTCTGTTTTTTGCCGGATTTTTAGCGACGCTTATCGTGTTTTGGGTACTTTGCCTAGGTATCGGCGCCTTTTTATCAAAGCTAGTCGGACTAAGCGGACTTGGATTTTTAGATAAACTGGGCGGATTTATCATCGGAAGCGCCAAAATTTTCCTAGTTTTTGCGGTTTTGATAGTGACCATTTCAAACATTCAAGTCTTAAATAACAAAATAGAACCTTATTTTAGAGGAAGTAAGCTGTATCCGATCTTGCTGGATACGGGCAAATGGATAATGAACGTGGATGTAAAAGGCATAGCAAGCGGGGTAGGAAATATCGAGACGCCGTTTGATGCCTCTATGCAGGAGCAAAGGCCAAATTTAGAGATAAATTCGACGATTAAGGAGTACAAATG
- a CDS encoding type IV pilus twitching motility protein PilT — protein sequence MEEIEKFNTSLEILLKTVVHNKASDLHIVSRSEPQIRIDGTLRPLELGVLSGHDIQDICYALITDVQKSELEENRELDFAIELPGVGRFRGNYYYTMNGDLAAAFRIIPTEIPSLDDLKAPNIFKEVVKREKGMILVTGPTGSGKSTTLAAMLNEINLTERKHIITIEDPVEFVHTNKKSLFSHRNIGTDTQSYARALKFALREDPDIILVGEMRDRETISTAITAAETGHLVFATLHTNSAIQTINRIIDSFEGGEQLQVRNMLSVSLTAVISQALLPKIGSGRLAVHEILINNAAIANLIRENKVHQIYSQMQLNQQMTGMTTQTQALMKAIRANQITKEMAMRYSTSQQELGGLLGM from the coding sequence ATGGAAGAAATCGAAAAATTTAACACCAGTCTTGAAATACTGCTAAAAACCGTCGTTCACAACAAAGCCAGTGACTTGCACATTGTATCAAGAAGCGAACCGCAAATCAGAATAGACGGCACATTAAGACCTCTAGAGCTCGGAGTTTTGAGCGGACACGACATACAAGATATCTGCTATGCGCTCATAACCGACGTACAAAAAAGCGAACTGGAGGAAAACAGAGAGCTTGACTTTGCCATAGAGCTTCCCGGCGTCGGACGCTTCAGAGGCAACTACTACTACACGATGAACGGCGATTTGGCTGCCGCATTTCGTATCATTCCGACCGAGATCCCTTCGCTAGATGATCTTAAAGCGCCTAATATCTTTAAAGAAGTCGTAAAGCGCGAAAAAGGAATGATACTAGTTACCGGCCCGACGGGTAGCGGTAAATCCACTACGCTTGCGGCTATGCTAAACGAGATAAATTTGACCGAAAGAAAGCACATAATCACGATCGAAGATCCTGTGGAGTTCGTGCATACGAATAAAAAATCTCTTTTTTCTCACAGAAATATCGGTACAGATACGCAGTCTTACGCTAGAGCACTTAAATTTGCCCTCCGTGAAGACCCAGATATCATCCTGGTGGGCGAGATGAGAGATAGGGAGACGATATCGACCGCGATCACGGCTGCGGAGACGGGACACCTCGTATTTGCGACCTTGCACACAAACTCAGCCATCCAGACCATCAACCGTATCATAGATAGCTTTGAGGGCGGCGAGCAGCTTCAAGTGCGAAATATGCTTTCCGTTTCGCTAACTGCGGTTATCTCTCAAGCTTTGCTTCCAAAAATCGGCAGCGGACGGCTCGCGGTTCATGAAATTTTGATAAACAACGCCGCTATCGCAAACCTTATCCGCGAAAATAAGGTGCATCAAATTTACTCTCAAATGCAGCTAAATCAGCAAATGACCGGCATGACTACTCAAACGCAAGCCCTTATGAAGGCTATCAGAGCAAATCAGATAACTAAAGAGATGGCGATGAGATACTCTACGAGCCAGCAAGAGCTGGGCGGATTGTTGGGTATGTAA